From Acidimicrobiia bacterium:
AGACGTGCGGAGACGGGCTCACACCGAGGGCCGTGCACCAGCTCGAGCAGATGGGTCTCGGCGACCGGCTGGCCGACCACCTGCGCTTCGACGGTCTGCGATCGATCGCGCACGGGGTCACCCTCGAGCTCGCCTGGCCGACGCATCCTCTCTATCCCTCCTACGGGTATGTGGTTCGGCGCCGCGACCTCGACGAGATGGTCGCCCAGCAGGCGGTGAAGGCGGGTGCCACGCTCCGGCCTGCCACCGAGGCGGTCGAGCCGATCGTGGAGGGCGGTCTGGTCACCGGCGCGGTCCTCCGGAGCAAGGAGAGCGGGGCGACCGAGGAAGCGCACGCCCGGTACGTGATCGTCGCCGACGGGGCCAACTCGAGGTTCGGCCGGGCACTCGGTGCCTCGCGCGACCGGTCGTACCCGATGGGCATGGCCCTGCGGGGCTACTTCCGCAGCCCGCGCCACGACGAGCCCTGGATCGAGAGCCACCTCGACCTGCACGACCGAAACGGTGCGAGCCTGCCCGGCTACGGGTGGCTGTTCCCCGTCGGGGACGGCACGGTCAACGTCGGCGTCGGTCTGCTCGACACCTTCACCGGCTTCAAGGACATCAACACGTCGCACCTCATGGACGCGTTCTGCGCGACCGCGCCCGCGTCGTGGGAGCTCTCACCGGAGACATCGTGCGGTCCGCCGACGGGCGGCAAGCTGCCCACCGGGTTCTCGGTGCGACCCAAGGTCGGTCCCACGTGGCTGTGCGTCGGCGACGCGGCCGGTTCGGTGAACCCGTTCAACGGCGAGGGCATCTCGGTCGCCTACGAGACCGGTCGCTACGCCGCCGACGCGGTCGGCGAGGCGTTGACGACTGGTGACGGACTCGCGCTCCGTGGCTACGAGGCGCGCCTCGACCAGGAGTACGCCCTCTACTTCAAGGTGGCGCGCGCCTTCGTGCGTGCCATCGGCAACCCGGCGGTCATGCGCGAGCTCACCCGCGTCGGGTTCATGAGCCGCAGCCTCATGGAGTGGGTGCTGCGCATCATGGCGAACCTCTTGCGTCCCGACGAGCTCGGCCCCGCCGAAGCCGCATACAAGGTGGTTGCCAAGCTCGTTGCCATCGCCCCCGAGCCGTAGGGCCGGCGCCCTGCTTCGGTGACGATCGCCCTCGCGCTCTTCGCCAGCCTGGTGTTCGGGCTCGGCGTCGCGCTCCAGCAGCGAGCCGCGCTCGAGGTACCTCAGGAGCACGCCCTCCGTCTCGGACTGCTGACGCGACTCGCGCGTCGGCCGCTGTGGCTCGCCGGCCTCGCCTGCGAGATCGGCGGGTTCGGGCTCCACGCCGCGGCGCTCTCGCGCGGTTCCCTCGTGCTCGTGCAGCCGCTCCTCACTCTCGATCTGGTGTTCACCTTGGCGATTGGCGCGGTCTGGACGCACCGCCGACTCATCGCACGGGACTGGCTCGGCGTGTCCTGCACGATCGTCGGCGTATCTGCGTTCCTCGTTGCCGCGTCACCGAGCGAAGAGAGCACGGCGACGGCCGACACGACCGGGTGGCTGCTGTGTGTGGCGTGGGTCGTGCTCGTGACCGCGGCCACCGCTGTGTGGGCCCTGCGCACGCGCGGCGTCGCACGGGCCGCGCTGCTTGCGGTCGCGGCGGGGATCGCGAACGGATTCATGGCCGTGCTCACCAAGGCGTTCGCCGACAAGCTCGACGACGGCCTCGGGGAGACGTTCGCTTCGTGGGAGCCATACGCGGTCGTGGTAGCGGGCATCATGGCGACCTTGCTCATCCAGAGCGCGTATCAAGCCGGTCACCCGACGATCGTGCTGCCGACGATCAACGTCGCTGACCCGCTCGTGGGCTCGCTGATCGGCGTGACGCTCTTTGGTGAGACGCTCGCCTCCGGCGGTGGCCGCACGGTCGGCATCGTCCTCGCGGTCATGGTCATGCTCGGAGGGCTCGTCGTGCTCGGTCGGAACCCCCTCGTTGCTGGTGAAGAGCCACCGCTGGCGGAGGTTGCCGCGTGAGCCGGCCGCCGCTTCGGGTGCCGCCGGCGCGTGCCGTCTTCTCCCCCGAAGACCGCGCCGAGATCCTCGGCTTGATCGACGAGGCGCTCCAGACCGGTTCGCTCACGCTCGGACCGCGCACGGTCGAGCTCGAGGACGCCTTTGCGGCGCGTCACAAGGCGGCCCACGCCGTCGCGGTGAGCAGCGGGACGGCGGCGCTCGAGATCGCGCTACGCATCCTCGGAGTCGCGGGCCGTGAGGTCGTCGTGCCGGCCAACACGTTCTTCGCGACCGCAGCGGCGGTCGTGCACGCCGCGGGCACTCCTCGCTTCGCCGACGTCGCCGAAGACACCTTGGCGATCTCTGCCGAGACCCTCGCCGAGACGATCAACGAGACCACCGCCGGCGTCGTGCTCGTACACATCGGCGGGTTGATCTCGCCCGAGGTGGAGGCGGTCCGAGCCCTGTGCGACGAGCGCGGCGTGTTCCTGCTCGAGGACGCCGCTCATGCCCACGGGGCCAGCTACCAGGGACGACCGGCGGGTACCTTCGGGGTGGCAGCCGGCTTTTCCTTCTATCCCACGAAGATCATGACGACGGGCGAGGGCGGGATGATCGTCACGGACGACGAGGACCTGCGCGACGAGGCTCGGATCTACCGCGACCAGGGCAAGGCCGGCTTCGTGGGTGGCGCGCATGTGCGCATGGGAGCTGCGTGGCGGATGAGCGAGCTCCACGCCGCCATCGGGCTCGTGCACCTCCGCCGCCTCGACGAGTTCATCGGCATCCGGCGACGTGTCGCGGCGCGCTACGACGCTGCGCTTCTGGGCTCCGAGCTGGTCACGCCGGTCGCGCCGCCGGCCGACTGCGGGCACTCGTACTACAAGTACCCCGCGCTGCTCGCGCCCGGCATCGACCGGGACGCCCTCAAGAAGCGCCTCGCCGAGGAGCACGGCATCGGCATGAGTGGAGAGGTGTACGCCCGGCCACTGCACCTCGAGCCGGTGTTCGCAGACGTGCCGCACGGGCCGCTGCCGGTTGCCGAGGATGTCTGCGCGCGCCAGGTGTGTCTCCCGCTGCACTCCGACATGACCGACGACGAGGCTGATCTCGTGATCGACGCACTCACCACGGCGGTTTCCGCCTGATGCGGGTCGCGGTGATCGGTGGTGCCGGCTTCATCGGATCGCACGTCGTGGATCATCTGGTCGATGCCGGGCACGAGGTCACGGTGCTGGACGTGCGCAGTGCGCACCGTGATGACGTCGGCAGTCTCCCGGTCGACATCCTCGACCTCAGTTCCCTCGTGAGCGCGACCAAGGGAACCGACGCCGTGTTCCACCTCGCCGCGGTGTCCAACGTGAACGACGCGTTCGCCGACCCGGTGCGAGCGGTGGAGGTCAACGTCACGGGAACCGCGAACGTGTGGGAGGCCGCGCGCCGCAACGAGGTCGGACGGGCGATCCTCGCCAGCACCGTGTGGGTGTACGCGGGCGCGGTGGGTGACCAGGTCGACGAGGAGTCCCCGTTCTTCCTCGCACCCGCCGGGCACGTGTACACGTCGACGAAGATCGCCGGCGAGATGATCGTCCACAACTACTTCGACCTCTACGGTCAGCCCTTCACGATCCTCCGCTACGGGATCCCGTTCGGGCCGCGCATGCGTGACGAGCTGGTGATCCCACGCTTCGTGCAGGCAGGGATCGACGGCGAGACGATTCGCATCGAGGGTGACGGCAACCAATACCGCAACTACGTGTACATCGAGGACCTCGCGCGCGCACACGTACTCGCACTCGAAGAGGCGGCCGAGAACGAGGTCGTCAACCTCGAGGGCGCGGAGCCGGTGAGCATCCGTCGCATCGCGGAGACCGTGCTCAAGGTGCTCGGGCGCCCGATGGCGATCGAACACGTGACCGCGCGCCAGGGCGACTTCGCCGGCCGAACGGTCTCGGCCGAGAAGGCTCGCAGCCTCCTGGGCTGGGAGCCACGGGTGTCGTTCGAGGACGGGCTGCGGCGCTACATCGAGTGGCGCACTGCCGAGCCCGAGTCGCTCGCGGAGCGCACCGGCGAAGCCTGAGCCGAGCGAAGTCTGGCGATGAAGCCCACGCGCCTGTTGATGCTCCCGGTTGGCGTTGCTCTCGTGCACGCGCTGCCGAGCGTCGTCGCGCTCGGGCAGTGGAGTCGTGTGCGCTCGCTGCCGGGCGGGTGGTGCCGCTGGCGCGGTCCCGATGTGTCGCGCGTGGCCTTGACGTTTGACGACGGTCCCGATCTCGAGTCGACCCCCCGCGTGCTCGACCGCCTCGAAGCGCTCGGTCTACGCGGCACCTTCTTCTGCTTGGGCAACCGCGTGCAGTACGCACCCGATCTCGTGGTCGAGACCGTGAAACGCGGCCACGAGATCGCGGTGCACGGCTTTGACCACGAGCACCATCTGGCCCGAACATCGAGCTGGATCCAGGCCGACCTCGACGCCGCGCTCGACGTCCTGGGCGAGTGCGGCGTGGCTCCGCGCTGGTACCGCCCGCCGTACGGACAGGCCAGCTTTGGCACGATGCTCGCGGTCCGGCGGCGCGGGCTCGACCTCGCCCATTGGTCGGTGTGGGGGCGCGAGTGGGAGGCCGATGACGCGCGCACCGTTGCTGATCGCGTGTGCGGATCGCTCGAACGAGGTTCGATCGTGCTGCTCCACGACAGCGACGACTCGTCACCAGCAGGCACGGTCGACCGCGTCATCGAAGCACTCGGTCCGATCGCCGACGACCTCGCACGGCGAGATCTCACCGCGTGCACACTCAGTGACCTCGTAGCGTGACCGGCGTGGATCGTCGGCGAGCGTTGATGCTGTCTGGCCATCTCGGCGCGGGCCACGACGTGGTCGCGCAGGCGTGCGTCGACGCGCTCGCACCGCACGGCGTGAAGAGTCGGATCCTCGACGCGATGGTTCTCCTTGGACGCGCCGGCGGCCGCATCGGCGACGCTGTCTTCAAGTCGTTGTTCGCGTCACCGACCGTCTACGACGGCTTCCACTTCTCGCACCTTCGCCGCGGGTCACGAGTCGCACGCGGGCTCGACTCGCTCGCGCTCCGAAACATGTGGCCCCATTTCTTGAAGCACGTGGAGGCGTTCGACCCCGATCTGTTCGTCTCGGTCTTCGCCACGGGTGCTGCGGCCGCGGCGCGACTCCGTCGCGAGCGCGATGACATCCTGAGCGTGGTCTTCTGCACCGACACCTGGCTTCACCGCATGTGGGTGCACGACGAGACCGACCTGTTCCTCGTCACGTCACGCACCGCGGCGGCATCGGTGCGCGCGTACCGACCGCGTGCGCCGGTGGAGATCGTGCCCGCGCCCGCGAGGTCAGCGTTTTACGACGCGCCCTCGCGGTCCGAGGCTCGCACCGGTCTCGGCATCTCTGACGACGCGCGCTGCGTGCTGCTCATGTCGGGTGCGTGGGGTCTCGGTCCGATCCACGAGGTCGCCGTGAGGTTGGCCCGCGCCGGACTGGAGGTGCTCGCCGTTGCCGGTCACAACCAGAAGCTCGAACGCAGTCTCACGGGGCTCGCGGAGACGAGTCCGTCGGTCCACGCGTTCGGCTTCACGGAACGCATCCCCGAGCTCATGGCCGCGTGCGATGTCGTGGTCACCAGCTCGGGTGACACGTGCACCGAGGCACGGGTCGTCGGGCGGGGCTTGGTCCTGCTCGATGTGGTCCCGGGCCACGGCCGCGAGAACCTCACGCACCAACTCGAGCTCGGGAATGCCGCGGTGTGTATGCCCGACCCGCCAACGATCGCCGACGCTGTCACCACCTTCCTCGAGGACGAGGCGCGCACCGAACCCGAGCCGGTGCGGTCACGCGACGCGTGGGAGCTGCCGTTCCTCGCCGCGCTCGAGGGGATCGGCTACTCGCTCCGATAGCCCGTCGTCATTCCCGCCCGTCGAGGCGCCTCGGATAGCCTGCGCGCGCACGACCGACCGACCCGGGGAGTCAGCGGAGCGGAGCGAAGCGAAGCCGTGCTCGGACGAGCGGGACGGCGGAGCGGAGCGAACCCGAGGGGGCGAGGCACAGTGGCGCAATACCTGCCGATCCTGGCGATGATCGTGCTGGTCGTGTTGTTCGTGGCGCTCTCGTTCACCGCGTCGAAGCGGCTCGGGCCGCGGCGTCCCACATCGGCCAAGGAAGCGCCGTACGAGTGCGGCATCGTGCCCGAGCACGAGCCGGCCGAGCGCTTCCCGGTGAAGTTCTACCTGGTCGCGATGGCGTTCATCGTGCTCGACGTCGAGATCATCTTCTTGTATCCGTTCACGACGGTGATGCGGCCGTTGGGAACGTACGGCCTCGTCGCGATGGGCGTGTTTCTCATCGTGCTTCTCGTGCCGTTCGGCTATCTCTTGTCGACGGGCGCCCTTGACTGGGGACCCGCGCGCCGTGTGAGCGCGCGCATCTACGGACGCGTGTTACGCGCGACCGGCACACCCGGACGCGACGGTCTAGACCCCGCGCCCGCGGAGGAGAAGGTGGCGTAATGGGGATGGAGCAGATCCCCCACAACTTCCTCACGACGCGCCTCGAGGATCTCGTGAAGTGGGCGCGCCGAAACTCCGTGTGGCCGGCCACGTTCGGCCTTGCGTGCTGCGCGATGGAGATGATGGCCGCCGGCGCCGCGCACTACGACCTCGCGCGCTACGGCATGGAGGTCTTCCGTGCCAGCCCGCGCCAGGCCGACCTCATGGTGGTCGCCGGACGCCTCAGCCAGAAGATGGCACCCGTCCTTCGCCAGGTCTACGACCAGATGGTCGAGCCGAAGTGGGTCATCTCGATGGGCGTGTGCGCGAGCACAGGCGGCATGTTCAACAACTACGCGCTCGTGCAAGGGGTCGACCAGATCGTGCCGGTCGACGTGTACGTGCCTGGTTGTCCACCCGGACCAGAGACCTTGATGCACGGCATCCTCACGCTGCACGAGCAGATCCGAACCGGCGACCTGCTCGCGCGTCGCGGTGCGGGGCGCGGCGTCGGCATCCAGGTCGAGCAGCGCGACGGCACTCCGGTCGCCGTCCCGGCGCGGTCGGCGTAAGAGGAACACGGAGAGGATCTTCCCGGTGCCCGACGACGCCACCCCTCGTGAAGAAATTCACAAGGACAACGCGCACCCCGCGCCGACCGAGCAAGCGGCTGCGGCCGGGGTATCCCCGGCCGCAGCGAGCGAGGCAATGGAGGAAGTTGCCGCGATCGTCGAGAAGTTCCCGGGGACCGTGTTCCACAGCTCGCATGGGCAGCCCGTCGTCTACCTCGACCGCGCGGTGTGGCACGACGTCGCCGTGTTCCTGCGCGACGAGCAGGAGTTCACGCAGTGCCTCGACGTCACCGTCGTGGACCACCTCGCCGACGAGGTTCGCCTCACAGTCGACGGCGTGACACCGGAGCGGTTCGAGGTGGTCGCCAACTTGCTCTCGCACCCACGGAACCGGCGCATCCGCGCGATCTGCGAGGTGCCGGTCGACGACCCCACCGTCGCCAGCGTCACCGACCTATACCCCGGCGCCAACTTCGGTGAGCGGGAGGCCTACGACATGTTCGGCGTCACCTTCGAAGGCCACCCCGACCTCACGCGCATCCTGATGCCCGACGACTGGGTCGGGTACCCGCTCCGCAAGGACGACGCGCCGGGCCGTGTGCCGGTCGCGTTCAAGGGCGATCCAAGTCCCCGATGACGTGTTTGCCGCGCACTCCGCGCCGACCGAGCGAGCGTCCGCGGGCCGGGAGTCGAGTGGCTTTGCCGCTCGACTCCCAGGAGACGGAGCTCGCGAAGTCGACCAGCAAGGTGGTTCCCGGCCCGCAGCGAGCGAGGCAATGGAGATGAACGAGCACACCGTTACCGGGCTCCCCGCGGCCGAAGAGGAGCGTCTCAGTCGCCAGACCGACGAAGGCGCGCAAGAGATGCAGCGCGCGCAGCGCGAGATGATCCTCACCGGTGGGCTCTGGCCCGAGGACGACCAGACGATGATCGTCAACATGGGTCCGCAGCACCCGTCAACCCACGGCGTGCTGCGCGTGATGATGGAGCTCGACGGCGAGAACGTGCTGCGCGTGAAGCCCGTCATCGGTTACTTGCACACCGGCATGGAGAAGACCGGTGAAGAGCTGACGTATGTGCAGGGCGGCACGAACGTCACCCGCATGGACTATCTCGCGCCGCTCTCGAACGAGACCGTGTTCGCGCTCGCGGTGGAGCGGCTGCTCGATCTGGAGCTTCCACCTCGGGCGACCTGGATCCGCATGATGCTGTGCGAGATCTCGCGCCTGGAGTCGCACTTGCTGTTCCAAGCGACGAATGGCATGGACATCGGGGCGCTGTCGATGATGATCTACGGCTGGCGCGAGCGCGAGGAAGTGCTCCGGTACAAGGAGTACGTCACGGGTTTGCGGATGAACCACAACTTCATCCGGCCCGGCGGTGTCGCGGCTGACATGCCCGACGGTTGGGAGCAGGCGACCCTCGATCTGTGTGACACGGTCGAGCGGGGGATGCGCGACTACGAAGATCTGCTCAGCGAGAACCCGATCTGGCTGGAGCGTCTCGTCGGCGTCGGCCCGATCACCACCGAGCAAGCGTTGGCGCTCGGCGTGTCGGGCCCCATCCTGCGGTCCACCGGTTTCCCGTGGGACCTGCGCAAGGCGCAGCCGTACCTTGCGTACGACCAGGTCGACTTCGACGTGATCTACACGCAGAACGGCGACTGCTACGACCGCTACCTGATTCGCCTCTACGAGATCCGTGAGTCACTGAAGATCATCCGCCAATGCGTCGAGCGCATGCCCGCGGGTGACTACCGCGTGCAGGACGCCAAGATCACGCCGCCGCCACGCGCGCGCATCGACGAGTCGATGGAAGCGCTGATCCATCACTTCAAGCTCTTCACCGAAGGTTTCCGTGTGCCTCCTGGCGAGACGTACGTCGCAATCGAGTCCCCGCGCGGCGAGATCGGCTGCTACCTCGTCTCGGACAGCACCGGCAAGCCCGTCCGGCTACACATCCGCGGCCCGTCCTTCTACAACCTCCAGTCGATGGACGCGATGGTGGAAGGTTCGCTCGTCGCCGACGCGGTCGCGATCATCTCCAGCATCGACCCGGTCATGGGGGAGGTCGACCGATGAGCTTCACCGACACGGAACGCCGTCGCGCCGAGGAGCTCATCGCTCGTTATCCGCATGGGAAGTCCGCGCTGCTGCCGCTGTTGCACATGGCCCAGGACCGTGACGGCTACGTGACCCAGGACGCGATGCAGGACATCGCGGCGTTGCTCGGTCTCACGCCCGCGCTCGTGCTCGGGGCGTGCTCCTTCTACACGATGTTCAAGCGTGAGCCGATCGGACGCCTCGTGGTGTCGGTGTGCACCAACGTGTCGTGCCTCGTCAATGGCGGGCCGGCGCTGGTCGACTCGCTTCGGGCGCGCTACGCCGACGACCTCGACGTGCACGTCGAAGAGGTGGAGTGCATCGCCGCGTGCGATCTCGCGCCGGTGATGCAGGTGAACTACGAGTTCCACGGACCGGTGACGAGCGGCGCGGCGGTGGAGGTCATCGAGCAGTACAAGTCGGGCGCGCTCACGGCCCGCACGATCTCTGGAAGTCCCGCCGCGGCGAGTGTCAGCGGGGCGGGTACCACGGTCCGCAGAGAGCTCGCCAAGGGAGGGTGATGGCCGCGCAAGAGACACGCGTCATCACGAAGTTCCTGCGCGATCGCACCGACGACTCGTGGGAGTTCGCCGTCGCCCGCGAGCACAACCAGGCGTACTCCGCGCTCGAAAAGGCGTTGGGCATGGAGCCCGCGCAGCTCGTCGAAGAGGTCACGAAGTCCGGTCTCCGCGGTCGCGGTGGCGCCGGGTTCGGTACGGGCCAGAAGTGGTCGTTCCTCCCCAAGGATGTGTTCCCGCGCTACCTCGCGGTGAACGCCGACGAGGGGGAGCCAGCCACGTTCAAGGACCACATGCTCATCGAGCGCGACCCGCACCAGATCGTCGAGGGCTCGATCATCACTGCCTATGCCATCGAGGCGCACCACGCGTTCATCTACCTGCGGGGCGAGTTCGCGCTGGGCGCGGAGCGACTCCAGGCCGCGGTGGACGACGCGTACGCCAACGGCTTCCTCGGCAAGAACATTCTCGGCTCCGGCTTCGACCTCGAGCTGATCGTGCACCGGGGTGCGGGCTGCTACATCGCCGGCGACGAGACCGGGCTGCTCTCGAGTCTTGAAGGCGAGCGCGCGATGCCGCGCATCAAGCCGCCGTTCCCCGCAGTGCAGGGCTTGTACGCCGCGCCCACGATCGTGAACAACGTCGAGACGATGTCGGCGGTGCCGCACATCGTGGACCGCGGCGGGGAGTGGTACGCGGGCACGGGCGTCAACAAGTCCCTTGGTACACGCATCTTCTCGGTGTCGGGCAACGTCGAGAAGCCCGGGAACTACGAGGTCGAGCTCGGGATGACCTTCCGCGACCTCATCGAGGGGCTTGCCGGTGGGGTCGCGGGCGGCAAGCAGATGAAGTTCTTCATTCCCGGCGGGGCGTCGTCACCGTGGTTGCTGCCGGAGCATCTCGACGAGCCGCTCGACATGGACCGCGCCACGGAGCTCGGCACCATGCTCGGGTCGGGGGCGATCATGGTGTTCGACGAGACCGTCGACCCGGTGCTCGTCGCCTGGCGCATCGCCAAGTTCTTCGCGCACGAGTCGTGCGGCAAGTGCACGCCGTGTCGCGAGGGCTCGTGGTGGCTCGAGAAGGTGCTCTACCGGATGGCGAACGGGCTCGGCCGCGCCGACGACCTCGACCTGCTGCTCAGCTTCGGTAACAACATCTCTCCTGGCGTCACGTGGCCCCCAGGCCAGACGACGATCTGCCAGCTCGGGCCGAGCACGATGAGCCCGACGCTCAGCCTGCACAAGCACTGGGGCGACGAGATCCGGGCGCGTCTCGCGCAAGACGCCGAGCGCCGAACCACCCTCGAGGTGGCCGCCGGATGAGCGTGAGCTCCGTCCCGATGTCGCAGTGGCCCTCTGACCACCAGTACACGATCCCGGTGGCCGGCGACCAGGACGTCGTCTCGATCACGATCGACGACAAGGTCGTGCAGGTGCCGCGCGGCGAGCTGCTCATCAAGGCCGCGCAGGATCACGGCACGTACATCCCGCGGTTCTGTTGGCACGAGCGCATGAAGCCCGTGGGCATGTGCCGCATGTGCCTGGTCGAGGTCGAGGGCATGCGCGGCCTCCAGATCAGCTGCGCCACGCCGGTCGTCGACGGGATGATCGTGCGCACCGTGAGCGACACGGTGAGGTCAGCCCAGGACGGCATGCTCGAGTTCCTCCTCCTCAACCACCCGCTCGACTGCCCCGTGTGCGACCGCGGTGGCGAATGTCCGCTCCAGGACCAGACGCTCGCGTTCGGTCCTGGCGAGTCGCGCTACGTCGAGGAGAAGCGCCACTTCGAGAAGCCGATCGCGATCAGCGACCTCGTCATGCTCGACCGCGAGCGTTGCATCCAGTGTGGTCGCTGCACGCGCTTCGCATCGGAGCTGGCCGGCGATGCGCTCATCGACTTCGGCGGTCGGGGCGGCATGACCGAGGTCATCACGTTTCCCGACGAGCCGTTCAGCTCGTACTTCTCGGGCAACACCGTCCAGATCTGCCCAGTCGGCGCGCTCACGGCGCGCCCGTACCGGTTCCGGGCCCGCCCGTGGGACCTCGAATCGGTCGAGACGTCGTGCCAGACCTGCGCGGTCGGTTGCCGCGGCGCGCTCGAGTCCACGTCGAACCGGTTGGTCCGGCTGCTCGGTGTCGACTCCGAGCCGGTGAACCACGGCTGGCTGTGCGACAAGGGCCGGTACGGCTACGAGTGGGTGCACTCCGACGCCCGCGTGCGCGCGCCCGGCGTCCGGCGGGGCCCCGACCTCGAGGTCACCTCGTGGCCGCAAGCGCTCGACGCGGCGGCCGCCGCGCTCCGACGGGTCCGTGACGAGCACGGCCCGGCGACGATCGGCGTGCTCGGTGGAGCACGCGGCACCAACGAGGATGCCTACGCATGGGCGCGCTTCGCCAAGGGTGTGCTGCGCACCGACAACGTGGATGCCCAGCTCGCCGACGGGCTGCCCGGGGACGTTGTGCTTGGCATGCCACGCGCCACGATCTCCGACCTCGACCGGGCGCGCGCCATTGTGCTGCTCGGTCCCGATCTCAAGGAAGAACTGCCCGTCCTCTATCTGCGCGCCCGGCGCGCTGCGGTCGACTTCGGCGTGCCGCTGATCGACATCGCGGCGCGCGACCACGGGCTCACTCCGTACGCGTCACACGTGCTTCGACACTCGCCGGGCGTCATCGACCAGGCCGTCGACGGCGCGATCGCCGCGCTCGAAGGCATCGCCGGTGATGGTCCGGTCGTCGTCGTGGTCGGCCGGCCGTCGGTCGCCGAAGCTCCTGACGCCACGGTCTACGCCGCCGGTCGACTCGCGGCGGTGCCTGGTGCTCGCTTCCTGTCGGCCCTGCCGCGCGCGAACACACGCGGCGCGCTGGATCTCGGGCTCACTCCCGGCTTCCTCCCAGGACGAGTGACGCTCGACG
This genomic window contains:
- a CDS encoding NADH-quinone oxidoreductase subunit D yields the protein MNEHTVTGLPAAEEERLSRQTDEGAQEMQRAQREMILTGGLWPEDDQTMIVNMGPQHPSTHGVLRVMMELDGENVLRVKPVIGYLHTGMEKTGEELTYVQGGTNVTRMDYLAPLSNETVFALAVERLLDLELPPRATWIRMMLCEISRLESHLLFQATNGMDIGALSMMIYGWREREEVLRYKEYVTGLRMNHNFIRPGGVAADMPDGWEQATLDLCDTVERGMRDYEDLLSENPIWLERLVGVGPITTEQALALGVSGPILRSTGFPWDLRKAQPYLAYDQVDFDVIYTQNGDCYDRYLIRLYEIRESLKIIRQCVERMPAGDYRVQDAKITPPPRARIDESMEALIHHFKLFTEGFRVPPGETYVAIESPRGEIGCYLVSDSTGKPVRLHIRGPSFYNLQSMDAMVEGSLVADAVAIISSIDPVMGEVDR
- a CDS encoding NAD(P)H-dependent oxidoreductase subunit E; translation: MSFTDTERRRAEELIARYPHGKSALLPLLHMAQDRDGYVTQDAMQDIAALLGLTPALVLGACSFYTMFKREPIGRLVVSVCTNVSCLVNGGPALVDSLRARYADDLDVHVEEVECIAACDLAPVMQVNYEFHGPVTSGAAVEVIEQYKSGALTARTISGSPAAASVSGAGTTVRRELAKGG
- the nuoF gene encoding NADH-quinone oxidoreductase subunit NuoF, with the protein product MAAQETRVITKFLRDRTDDSWEFAVAREHNQAYSALEKALGMEPAQLVEEVTKSGLRGRGGAGFGTGQKWSFLPKDVFPRYLAVNADEGEPATFKDHMLIERDPHQIVEGSIITAYAIEAHHAFIYLRGEFALGAERLQAAVDDAYANGFLGKNILGSGFDLELIVHRGAGCYIAGDETGLLSSLEGERAMPRIKPPFPAVQGLYAAPTIVNNVETMSAVPHIVDRGGEWYAGTGVNKSLGTRIFSVSGNVEKPGNYEVELGMTFRDLIEGLAGGVAGGKQMKFFIPGGASSPWLLPEHLDEPLDMDRATELGTMLGSGAIMVFDETVDPVLVAWRIAKFFAHESCGKCTPCREGSWWLEKVLYRMANGLGRADDLDLLLSFGNNISPGVTWPPGQTTICQLGPSTMSPTLSLHKHWGDEIRARLAQDAERRTTLEVAAG
- the nuoG gene encoding NADH-quinone oxidoreductase subunit NuoG; amino-acid sequence: MSVSSVPMSQWPSDHQYTIPVAGDQDVVSITIDDKVVQVPRGELLIKAAQDHGTYIPRFCWHERMKPVGMCRMCLVEVEGMRGLQISCATPVVDGMIVRTVSDTVRSAQDGMLEFLLLNHPLDCPVCDRGGECPLQDQTLAFGPGESRYVEEKRHFEKPIAISDLVMLDRERCIQCGRCTRFASELAGDALIDFGGRGGMTEVITFPDEPFSSYFSGNTVQICPVGALTARPYRFRARPWDLESVETSCQTCAVGCRGALESTSNRLVRLLGVDSEPVNHGWLCDKGRYGYEWVHSDARVRAPGVRRGPDLEVTSWPQALDAAAAALRRVRDEHGPATIGVLGGARGTNEDAYAWARFAKGVLRTDNVDAQLADGLPGDVVLGMPRATISDLDRARAIVLLGPDLKEELPVLYLRARRAAVDFGVPLIDIAARDHGLTPYASHVLRHSPGVIDQAVDGAIAALEGIAGDGPVVVVVGRPSVAEAPDATVYAAGRLAAVPGARFLSALPRANTRGALDLGLTPGFLPGRVTLDAGRDHVSAVWGGVPEASGLDAEGILRAAADGRIKALVLVGCDLFTDFPDRALAHAALAAAERVVCVGVFPDDAAERADVFLPTTVWGEHAGTTTNLEGRVLVLRRKVTPEGLTMEGWRIAAELAARLGSEWGLETIDEVQDEIASVASAFAGVDAALLRRARDGVVLPLAEHIGEVTFAPAPPAAGVTWEPLRPSSTEPANGHGELTPTAPPVELHVWSGDAAPPQAAPIDAYALRLVAARTLYGNDRVTSASPSLAPLAEARARLLVSRRDQERIGVEDGTTVRVISPRASLDLPVHTDPSTPEGVAFLAVNRDGPGAPELIDLTAPVTDVRVETLS